The sequence below is a genomic window from Denitratisoma sp. DHT3.
CGCCGAGAAGGACCAGGAACTGTACCTCCTCGCCCACGAGGGCGTTTCCAACGAATTCGCCCAGCGCGAAGCCAGCCTGCAGTGCGGCGAGTGCGTCTGCGGCGAGGCGGTCAGCATCGACGGCAGCATCGAGACCGACGTCCGCGAGGCGGCGGCCAGGCTGCCCCTGGCCTATTGCAAGCAGGAGGGTATCCGCACGGTGGCGGCCTTCCCCATCGTCTATGATCGTCGGGTCATCGGCGTCTACACCTTGATGTTCCGCCTGCCCCGCAAGCTGACGCCTTCCGAGCGGCATCTGCTGGAGACCCTGGGTCAGAACCTCGCGGTGACCGTGGAGAACCAGCGCCTCCAGGCCAGCGAAAAGGAACTGGCGGTCGCGGGAGAGCGCAACCTGATGGCCCAGGAGTTGCACGACTCCATCGCCCAGGGGCTGGCCTTTCTCAACATCCAGATCCAGTTGATGAGCGAATCGCTCCGGCAGGGCAAGCAGGAGGAGGCGCGCGAGACCCTGGCGCGCATCCGCGAGGGCGTGCAGGAAAGCTACGACGACGTGCGGGAGCTGCTGGTGCACTTCCGCACCCGGGTGGAGCCCGAGGGGCTGGATACGGCCGTCGCCAAGGTCCTGAAGAAACTGGAGGCGCAAAGCGGCATCGCCACCACCCTGGTGGTCAGCGGCAAGGGGCTGTCCCTGCCCCACGACGAAGAGTCCCAGGCCCTGCACATCATCCAGGAAGCCCTGTCCAACGCCCGCAAACACTCCGGCGCCAAGTCCCTGGAGGTCCGCCTCGAACGCCAGCCGGAAAAACTGACCGTCACCATCACCGATGACGGCCGCGGTTTCTCGCCGGAGAGGGAAACCGACCCGCTGACGGAGCATCAGCATGTCGGCCTGAAGATCATGCAGGAGCGGGCGCAGCGCATCGGCGGCGTCTGCCAGGTACACTCGGTCCCCGGCAAGGGAACCACGGTGATGCTAACCTTGCCGCCCATCACCGCCAGGCCCCTTTGAATCCGAGCGCCATGCCCCAGCCGATCCGTGTCCTGATCGTCGACGATCACACCCTGTTCCGCAGCGGTATCAAGTCGCTGCTCCAGCGCCATGAGGAGTTCGAAATCGTCGGCGAGGCCGGGGACGGACTGGAGGGGGTCAAACGGGCAAAATCCCTCAAGCCCGAGGTCGTGCTGCTGGATCTGCACATGCCGGGCATGTCGGGACTGGAGGCGGTGCGCATCATCAGCGAGGACGTGCCCGACGCGCGGGTGCTGATGCTGACCGTCTCCGAGGACGAGGAGGACCTGCTGCAGACCCTGCGTTCAGGCGCCGCCGGCTATCTGCTGAAGAACGTCGAAACCGAGTTCCTGATCGACGCCATCCGCCGCGCCGCCGGAGGCGAGTCGGTGGTGGCCCAGCAGATGATGAGCAAGCTGATCCATGGCGTGCGCGGGTCGCCCTCGCAGACGGCCCACGAGCAGGGCGGCGAACCTGCCGCCAAGCCGGAAGTCGAGCGACTGTCGCCGCGCGAAAAGGAAATCCTCGGTTGTCTGGCCCGCGGGGAAAGCAACAAGGAAATCGCCCGCCTGCTCGACGTGGCGGAAAGCACCGTCAAGATCCACGTGCAGAGCATTCTGCGCAAGCTCAACCTGACCAGCCGGGTTCAGGCGGCGGTCTATGCCGTGGAACACGGGATCGTGCCGGCGGACAACGGCTGAGCCCGGACCGCCGGTCCGGCGCGCTTGAGCGACCGCCCCACGGCGGACGATGGCGCGGGAAACATGCCGTTGCAAAACCCGATTGAACTCCCATGGCCCGCCCCCATCTACCGGATTACTCATGTGTAGCGTAGCGAGGGCCATGGCATGAATCGGTATCCGACTCTGATTGAAATCCTGAATCCCCAACATTTCCCCGATGACCCCGTCCGCGCCAGGGCGACCAGAACCGTGATCCAGGCGGAGGAGGACAAGTTCGAACTGGCGGAGCGGGAAAGGAGCGCCGCCCAGGACCGCGAGCGGCAACTTGCGGGATGCGTCCGGCGCATGACCAACTAGGCACGCGATCATGATTCCCGTCATGATCGATCTGCTCGCCGATTTCTACCAGTCCGGGAATTTCGTTCAGATGGAGACGATCGCGCGCAGCCTCCTCGTCGCCATCCCCGACGACATCGTCGCCCTCCAGTTTCTCGGTCTCTCCCTCTACCTGATGGGGCGAAAGGAGAGCGCATATCGCGCGTTCAGGCGGGGCGCCGTCAATGCCGCGGCCCCGGCCGCGACCACGATCGAGCCTGCGGCGGCGATCAGCTACCGGGAAGCGACGAAACCGGGGACCGCGCTGGCGGATGGCTGGGACAAGATTTCCCGGATCCTGCGCAGCCTCGGCCTCCACAAGCCGGCGCGGTCGGCCCTGGCCGCCGCGCGGGCGGCACGCCGGCTGGGCGGAGGGTGACGGGTGCGGCCTACTGGCGGCCACCCGGCCGCCAGCGGCGCAGCAAGAGGGAATTGCTGACCACGGAAACCGAGCTCATCGCCATTGCCGCGCCGGCGATCACCGGGTTGAGCATTCCGAAGGCGGCCAGCGGCAGGCCGAGGATGTTGTAGATGAAGGCGAAGAACAGATTCTGGCGAATCTTGGCCAGCGTCGCCCGCGACAGCGCGATGGCGTCCGCCACGCTGTTCAGGTCGTCGCGCATCAGGGTCACGTCCGCCGCCTCCAGGGCCACGTCGGCACCGGCGCCCATGGCGAAGCTGACGTCGGCCGTGGCCAGCGCCGGCGCATCGTTGATGCCATCTCCGACCATGCCGACGGTGCCGCCCTCCTTGAGCCGGGTCACGACGGCCGCCTTGTCCGCCGGCAGGATGCCGGCCCGGTAGTCCGCGATGCCGGCGGCACCCGCCACCGCCGCCGCCGTCGCCGCGTTGTCGCCCGTCAGCATCACAACATCGACGCCCATCGCGTTCAGGCGCTCGACGGCGCGCGCCGATCCGGGCCGCAACGGGTCGGCAATACCGATCAGGCCGATCGCGATGCCGTCCCGTGCCACGGCGACCACCGAATTGCCGGCGGCCGCCAGTGCCGCGACGCCATCCCGGTCCACCGCGATCCCCTGCTCTTCCAGCCAGGCCGGCGACCCGGCCAGGACTTGCAGGCCGCCCTGCCCCACCGTAGCCGCGTCAGCCGCCTCCAGCGTGCCGCGCAAGCCGCGTCCCGGCAGGTTTTCGACTTCTCGCGGCAGGCTCGGCGCCAGGGCGGCTGCCTGGGCATGACTGACGATGGCCGCGGCCAGGGGATGGCTCGATCCCTGTTCGAGGCTGGCGCACAGACGCAGCACCGTTTCGGCGTCAGTCCCGGCCAGCGGCAGCACCCGGGTCACCGTCGGCTGCCCGAGGGTCAGCGTGCCGGTCTTGTCCACCGCCAGTGTCTTCAGGCGGCCGGCCAACTCGAGCGCCTCGGCGTTGCGGATCAGGATGCCGGCCTGGGCGCCGAGCCCGGTGCCGACCATGATCGCCGTCGGTGTCGCCAGCCCCAGGGCGCAGGGACAGGCGATCACCAGTACGGCGACGGCATTGATCAGGGCGGCGGAAAAATCGCCGGCGAACAACCACCAGCCGCCGAAGGTGGCGAGGGCGATGAGGCAGACGGCGGGCACGAACACGCCCGCCACTCGATCGGCCAGGCGCTGGATCGGCGCTTTCGAGCCCTGCGCCGCTTCCACCAGGCGGATGATGCCGGCCAGCAGGGTGTGGGCACCGACGCCGGTGGCCCGGCAGCGCAGCATGCCGGCGCCGTTGACGGTGGCCGCATACACCGGGGCTCCCGGTCCCTTGGCCACGGGGCGGCTCTCGCCGGTCAGCATCGCCTCGTCCAGATGCGAATCGCCGGCCACGATCTCGCCATCCACGGGGAAGCTGTCGCCGGGGCGCACCAGGAAGATGTCGCCGGGGATCATCCGCGCCACCGCGATCTCCTCCCATTGCCCATCGCGCTCGACCCGCGCGGTCTGCGGCTGGAGCCGGATCAGGGCCTCGATCGCCGCCGAACTGCGTGCCTTGGCGCGGGCCTCGAGAATCTTGCCGAGCAGCACCAGGGTGATGATGACGGCGGAGGCCTCGAAATAGACATGCTGCTGCGTCAGACCGGCCAGGGTCACCACGGCGCCGTAGCACCAGGCCATCGACGTCCCCAGGGCCACCAGCACGTCCATGTTGCCGCCCCCGCCGCGCAGCGCATGGTAGGCCCCCAGGTAGAAGCGGCCACCGATCCAGAACTGCACCGGCGTGGCCAGCAGCAGTTGCAGCCAGCGCGGCAGCCACTCCTCGTGGCCGTCGCCGCCGAACATCAGGAACATCTGCGCGACCAGCGGCAGGGTCAACAGGGCGGAGAACCAGAACCGCCGCAACTCCTCCCGATACAGGGCGAGACGTTGGGCTTTCTCGGCCTCCCGGCTATCGGCGCTGGAGAGGGTGGCCCGATAGCGTCCCAGACCATTCACCGCGGCGACCAGATCCATCGGTGTCGCAAGGTCGGGCCGATACCGCACATGGGCCCGCTCGCTGGCGAAATTGACCACGGCCTCGACTCCGGTCAGATCGTTCAAGGCCTTTTCCACCCGTGCCGCACAGTTGGCGCAGGTCATGCCGGTGAGCGCCAGTTCGACGGTAGCGGCCGGTATTCCGGATTCTGTTTTCATACGTGACAGACGATTCCTTGCCACAATCGCCCCCCGAGTGTCGAAGCGTTGAACAGCCCGAAGACACCGAATCCCAGGACCAGCAGACCGGCGCCCAGGCGCACCGCGCGCACCTGGGTCAGGCGACGGAAGCGGGCCAGCAGCAGACCCGCCAGCAACAGATTGGGCAGAGTGCCAAGTCCGAACGCCAGCATGATGGTGGCGCCCCGCAGGGGAGCCCCCGACAGCAGGGCCGCGGTGAGGACGCTATACACCATGCCGCACGGCAGCCAGCCCCAGAGCAGGCCGAGGGGATAGGCCCGGGCCACGGAGCGGACCGGCAGAAAGCGGCGGGTCAGGGGCTGCACGCGGCGCCAGAGGTGCTGCCCGGCTCGCTCCACGAAGGCCAGCACGCCGGTCATGCCGCTGAGGTAGAGCCCCATCGCGATCAGCATCAGATTGGCCGCGACGTACAGTCCCATCTGGACCGGCAGCAGGTCGTTGAGCAGCAGGCCGACGCTGCCCAGGGCGCCCATCAGCGCCCCGGCCACGCAGTAGCTGGTGATCCGGCCCAGATTGTAGGCCAGATGCAGGGGCCAGGCGGGACGCTGGCCGGGCAACTGGATCGTCAAGGCGGAGACGATGCCGCCGCACATGCCCGCGCAGTGGACGCCGCCCAAGAGACCGATCAGGAAGACTGCCAGATGGCCCGAATCAGGCACCACGAATTCTCATCCAAAGGTGGAAAACGGCAAGCATAACAGCAGCGGCGCCGGCACCGCTGCCGGCCGCGCTCAGATCACCTTGGAGTAGCGCGCCTTTTCCCGGCCCAAGCGCAGATAGCGATCGAACACCATGGCGATGTTGCGCGCCAACATGCGGCCCTTGGGCAGCACGGTGATCCATTGTTCGCCCACCTCCAGCAGTTCGGCCTCCTCCATTTCCCGCAGGTCGGCGAGTTCGTCGGCGAAGTAGGACTTGAAGTCGATCAGATGGGCGATCTCGATGGATTCGATCGAAATCTGGAACTGGCACATCAGGGCCTGGATGATGGAACGGCGCAGAAGGTCGTCCGCCGTCAGCTCGATGCCGCGCATCACCGGCAGCACGCCACGGTCCAGGGAATCGTAATACTCGTCCAGGGTACGCACGTTCTGGCTGTAGGTCGGGCCGACCTTGCCGATGGCGGACACCCCGAAGGCCAGCAAATCGGCCTCGGCATGCGTCGAATAGCCCTGAAAGTTGCGATGCAGACGACCGCCGCGCTGGGCCACCGCCAGTTCGTCCTCGGGTTTGGCGAAGTGATCCATGCCGATGAAGACGTAGCCCGCCTCGGTCAAACGGCGGATCGCCAGTTGCAGGATCTGCAGCTTGGCGTCCGGCGAAGGCAGATCCGACTCCAGGATGCGCCGCTGGGGCTTCATCAAACCGGGCAGGTGGGCATAGTTGTAAATGGAAAGACGGTCCGGCGAGAGCTTGAGTGCCTCGTCCAGGGTGTGGTTGAAACTGATCACGTTCTGCTTGGGCAGGCCGTAGATCAGGTCCATGGAGATCGACTGGAAACCGAATTCGCGCGCCGAATCCATCACCAGCTTGGTTTCCTCCAGGGACTGAATGCGGTTGACGGCCTTCTGCACCGCGGGCTCGAAATCCTGCACTCCGATACTCATGCGGTTGAAGCCCAGTTCCGCCAGCAGCTTGACCGTCGCCCGGTCCACCTTGCGCGGATCGACCTCGATCGAATATTCCCCATTGGGCAGCAGGCGGAAATGGCTGCGGATCAGATCCATCAGCCGGGTCATTTCCTCATGGGACAGGAAGGTGGGCGTACCGCCGCCCCAGTGCAGCTGCACCACGTCCCGCCCCCCCTCCAGGGCCTCGGCCTGCATCGCCAGCTCGCGCCCCAAGTACTTTATGTACTTGGCCGAACGGCCGTGATCCTTGGTGATGATCTTGTTGCAGGCGCAGTAGTAGCAAATGGTATTGCAGAAAGGGAGGTGTACGTATAATGACAGCGGTCGACAAGCTCCCTCCACCGTCCTCCGTCCCAGCCAGGATTTGTAGGTTGTCGCGTCGAATGCCTCGACGAAACGGTCTGCAGTGGGATAGGAGGTGTAGCGGGGGCCGTTGACGTCAAACCGTTTGATAAGCTGCGGGTCAAAGACAAATTCTTGGAATTGCATGATCGGAGTCCAACGAATGGCTCAGGATGCCGTGAAATAGCGATAATCATATTGACGCAAATCAACTCCTAATCGCTATGCCCGCAAGTGTTCCTGTAAGAACCGCCCCGAGTGAGATTTATGCGCTCAAGACGGCTTGTGCCCAATGCAATCTGCGGGAGTTGTGCCTGCCGGTCGGATTGACGGAAAGCGAGACCTTGCGCCTAGATGCCTTGATCGACACCCGGCGCAAAATCAAACGAGGACAACATCTCTACCGCGCAGGGACGCCCTTCAGCACCATATATGCGATCAAGACCGGCTTTTTCAAGACAGACGCGCTGCTGGAGGATGGCCGGTACCAGGTAACCGGTTTCCAGATGCCCGGCGAATTGCTCGGTCTCGACGGTATTGGCAGCGAGATACATACCTGCAACTCGGTGGCCCTGGAAGACAGCGAGGTCTGCGCCCTGCCATTCACGCAACTGGAGCAGCTCACGGCTGAAATCCCCACCCTGCAACGGCATTTGCACAAAGTGATGAGTCGGGAAATCGTACGCGATCATGGCGTGATGCTGCTGCTGGGCACCATGCGCGCCGAAGAACGGCTAGCAGCGTTCCTGCTGAATCTTTCCCAGCGTTTCCTGGTTCGCGGCTATTCCTCGACCGAATTCCATCTACGCATGACACGGGAAGAGATCGGTTCCTATCTAGGCCTCAAACTCGAGACCGTCAGCCGAACCTTTTCCCATTTCCAGGATCTGGGCTTGATCAATGTTCAGCATAAACACATCGCCATCGCCAACGTCCAGCGACTGCGCGCCATGCTGAACAAGCAAGTCCCCTGATCACCCCCCGATGATCTGATCGACGTAGACCGGCTCGACATAAGGTTGTATAGATTGGGAACGATTTTACCCTCTTGCTCCAAGTCCAAAAATGAGACCCAATCGGCCGGATATGATTCGCCACCAAACAAAGTACACTTGACGCTAGCCTTTAGACTTCGCAGAGAGCCTCGATAATTCAGTTGTCGCAGCGAATGCATGGATATTGAGGACTGTCGATTAACGTTTTGATTCAGTGCAGATTCGATCCAAAACATTGCTGTATCTACAGACAGCCCCCAAATGAGTGAGACGACAAAACGAAACATCGCGCAACAATAGATTGACGGTTCCATCATATAATTGCCAACGAATGTTGGTAATCGGACATCTTGCATCGACTCGATAGAGCCGGTGTCAGTAAAGGCGCTACCCAAGTAAGCAGCAACCACGGGATCACAAGACGCCACGCTGAACCCCAAACAAGCGCCCGAAAAAATTTCCGAGGAGAAGGGATGTATTTTCAGCCCCAGAAGAACGCATCGAGAAGGACAGTGAGCATTGCCGTAGTGGTGGCGCTTCATGCCGGCGTGGGATATGCACTGGTGACGGGCCTGCACCGGACAGTGGTTGATGTGATTCGCGACCCCTTCGATGTCAACATCATCGAGGATGCGAAGAAGCCGCCTCCCGACAAGCCGCCCCCCCCGCCGCCGAAGAACCTTCCGCCCCCGCCGCCCCCGCCGCAGGTGCCGATGCCCGAAGTCGCCCTGCCGCCCGCCACCGTCTCGACCGGCCCCACCATCACCGTGGCGACCAAGCCGGAGGCACCTCCGCCACCGCCGGTGGCCAGCGTGCGCGTGCCGCCGGTCGTCAGCGCCAGTTCCTGTACCAAGCCCGAGTACCCTGCCGCATCCAAGCGCCTGGAAGAAGAAGGTACGGTCGTGCTCAATTTCCTGATCGACGTGGATGGTCGCGTCATTCAAGGCAAGGTGGAGGGAACCAGTGGCTTCGAGCGCCTCGACAAAGCAGCCCTTGACGCTCTCGGCCGTTGTCAATTCAAGCCCGGTACTGTGGACGGCAAGGCCGAACAGGCCTGGGCAAAAATGAAATACACCTTCAGGCTCCAGAATTAACGGGGCGGAGTTCCATCTAGGTTTCTAGATATTTTTGTTTATTCAGTCGGAGGAGACTTGTCCATGACTAACCGGTTTACTGCATTCATCGCAGCCGTGCTGATCGCCAGCACCTCTGCCGTCCCCCTGTTGATTTCCCAATCCGCCCACGCCGAAGAAACGCCGGCGGCGGCCGCCCCTGCCGCCACCGATGCTGCGCCGGCGCCCATCGCGCCGCCCGCCACCGTCACCGAGAAGGCGACGGTCGACAACCCCTATGGCCTCGAGGCGCTGTGGGCCCAGGGTGACTTCGTGTCCAAGACCGTGCTGATCACGCTGGTGATCATGTCCATGGGCACCTGGTACATCGGCGTCGCCAAGTACTTCGAGCAAGCCAAGATCCTGAGGCAGGCCAAGGCCGCCAATGAAGGCTTCTGGCGCGCCTCGTCGGTGCAAGCCGGTACGAATGAGCTGGCGGAAGATTCCGCTTTCCGCTTCATCGCGGAAAATGGCGTCAAGGCCGCCTCTCACCACGAAGGTACGATGGTGGATCAAATCGACCTCAACGAGTGGGTGACGATGTCCATCCAGCGCGCGGTCGAGGGCGTGGCCAACCGGATGCAAGGTGGCCTGGCCTTCCTGGCAACGGTCGGCTCCACGGCGCCGTTCGTCGGCCTGTTCGGTACGGTGTGGGGGATCTATCACGCGCTGACCGCCATCGGTATCGCCGGCCAGGCTTCGATCGACAAGGTCGCCGGCCCCGTGGGTGAGGCGCTGATCATGACCGCCATCGGTCTGGCCGTGGCGGTGCCCGCGGTGCTCGGTTACAACTGGCTGGTCCGCCGCAACAAGATCACCATGGACTTGATCAAGACCTTTGGCGCCGATCTGCACATGGTGCTGATCAGCGGCGGCAACAAGTCCAAGAAGGGTGCCTGATAATGGCCATGAACGTCGGTCCCGCCGAGGGGAGTGACGAAGACGAGGTGGT
It includes:
- a CDS encoding MotA/TolQ/ExbB proton channel family protein encodes the protein MTNRFTAFIAAVLIASTSAVPLLISQSAHAEETPAAAAPAATDAAPAPIAPPATVTEKATVDNPYGLEALWAQGDFVSKTVLITLVIMSMGTWYIGVAKYFEQAKILRQAKAANEGFWRASSVQAGTNELAEDSAFRFIAENGVKAASHHEGTMVDQIDLNEWVTMSIQRAVEGVANRMQGGLAFLATVGSTAPFVGLFGTVWGIYHALTAIGIAGQASIDKVAGPVGEALIMTAIGLAVAVPAVLGYNWLVRRNKITMDLIKTFGADLHMVLISGGNKSKKGA
- a CDS encoding energy transducer TonB, with translation MSIAVVVALHAGVGYALVTGLHRTVVDVIRDPFDVNIIEDAKKPPPDKPPPPPPKNLPPPPPPPQVPMPEVALPPATVSTGPTITVATKPEAPPPPPVASVRVPPVVSASSCTKPEYPAASKRLEEEGTVVLNFLIDVDGRVIQGKVEGTSGFERLDKAALDALGRCQFKPGTVDGKAEQAWAKMKYTFRLQN
- the hemN gene encoding oxygen-independent coproporphyrinogen III oxidase — encoded protein: MQFQEFVFDPQLIKRFDVNGPRYTSYPTADRFVEAFDATTYKSWLGRRTVEGACRPLSLYVHLPFCNTICYYCACNKIITKDHGRSAKYIKYLGRELAMQAEALEGGRDVVQLHWGGGTPTFLSHEEMTRLMDLIRSHFRLLPNGEYSIEVDPRKVDRATVKLLAELGFNRMSIGVQDFEPAVQKAVNRIQSLEETKLVMDSAREFGFQSISMDLIYGLPKQNVISFNHTLDEALKLSPDRLSIYNYAHLPGLMKPQRRILESDLPSPDAKLQILQLAIRRLTEAGYVFIGMDHFAKPEDELAVAQRGGRLHRNFQGYSTHAEADLLAFGVSAIGKVGPTYSQNVRTLDEYYDSLDRGVLPVMRGIELTADDLLRRSIIQALMCQFQISIESIEIAHLIDFKSYFADELADLREMEEAELLEVGEQWITVLPKGRMLARNIAMVFDRYLRLGREKARYSKVI
- a CDS encoding heavy metal translocating P-type ATPase — its product is MKTESGIPAATVELALTGMTCANCAARVEKALNDLTGVEAVVNFASERAHVRYRPDLATPMDLVAAVNGLGRYRATLSSADSREAEKAQRLALYREELRRFWFSALLTLPLVAQMFLMFGGDGHEEWLPRWLQLLLATPVQFWIGGRFYLGAYHALRGGGGNMDVLVALGTSMAWCYGAVVTLAGLTQQHVYFEASAVIITLVLLGKILEARAKARSSAAIEALIRLQPQTARVERDGQWEEIAVARMIPGDIFLVRPGDSFPVDGEIVAGDSHLDEAMLTGESRPVAKGPGAPVYAATVNGAGMLRCRATGVGAHTLLAGIIRLVEAAQGSKAPIQRLADRVAGVFVPAVCLIALATFGGWWLFAGDFSAALINAVAVLVIACPCALGLATPTAIMVGTGLGAQAGILIRNAEALELAGRLKTLAVDKTGTLTLGQPTVTRVLPLAGTDAETVLRLCASLEQGSSHPLAAAIVSHAQAAALAPSLPREVENLPGRGLRGTLEAADAATVGQGGLQVLAGSPAWLEEQGIAVDRDGVAALAAAGNSVVAVARDGIAIGLIGIADPLRPGSARAVERLNAMGVDVVMLTGDNAATAAAVAGAAGIADYRAGILPADKAAVVTRLKEGGTVGMVGDGINDAPALATADVSFAMGAGADVALEAADVTLMRDDLNSVADAIALSRATLAKIRQNLFFAFIYNILGLPLAAFGMLNPVIAGAAMAMSSVSVVSNSLLLRRWRPGGRQ
- a CDS encoding response regulator, which produces MPQPIRVLIVDDHTLFRSGIKSLLQRHEEFEIVGEAGDGLEGVKRAKSLKPEVVLLDLHMPGMSGLEAVRIISEDVPDARVLMLTVSEDEEDLLQTLRSGAAGYLLKNVETEFLIDAIRRAAGGESVVAQQMMSKLIHGVRGSPSQTAHEQGGEPAAKPEVERLSPREKEILGCLARGESNKEIARLLDVAESTVKIHVQSILRKLNLTSRVQAAVYAVEHGIVPADNG
- a CDS encoding sulfite exporter TauE/SafE family protein, whose protein sequence is MPDSGHLAVFLIGLLGGVHCAGMCGGIVSALTIQLPGQRPAWPLHLAYNLGRITSYCVAGALMGALGSVGLLLNDLLPVQMGLYVAANLMLIAMGLYLSGMTGVLAFVERAGQHLWRRVQPLTRRFLPVRSVARAYPLGLLWGWLPCGMVYSVLTAALLSGAPLRGATIMLAFGLGTLPNLLLAGLLLARFRRLTQVRAVRLGAGLLVLGFGVFGLFNASTLGGRLWQGIVCHV
- a CDS encoding ATP-binding protein, producing the protein MMMANKLSLSTKIFGILGIFFLVALIAIGLTLHASWRLEGVAAAINDMGSQRMRTERLAFLLSAIDQRLPAITEVAAAAEIDRLERVQKALETGDSRRPMFLPEQLGIHRAASDLHDRWRRHVRPLLAEFLSTSDADRRHAIVQEYALRADSFIREINQLIDLMERNYADSTNLLRAYQVMLVLLAVIGTSILTLYSLILIVRPMRALQEGIQRMTADDFSVRLRVESNDEFGELANGFNLMANHLQDLYQTLEQRVESKTQSLEEKNQELATLYEITAFLNEPMSTEALCNGFLHRTLRAIGADGGTLRLYAEKDQELYLLAHEGVSNEFAQREASLQCGECVCGEAVSIDGSIETDVREAAARLPLAYCKQEGIRTVAAFPIVYDRRVIGVYTLMFRLPRKLTPSERHLLETLGQNLAVTVENQRLQASEKELAVAGERNLMAQELHDSIAQGLAFLNIQIQLMSESLRQGKQEEARETLARIREGVQESYDDVRELLVHFRTRVEPEGLDTAVAKVLKKLEAQSGIATTLVVSGKGLSLPHDEESQALHIIQEALSNARKHSGAKSLEVRLERQPEKLTVTITDDGRGFSPERETDPLTEHQHVGLKIMQERAQRIGGVCQVHSVPGKGTTVMLTLPPITARPL
- the fnr gene encoding fumarate/nitrate reduction transcriptional regulator Fnr; translated protein: MPASVPVRTAPSEIYALKTACAQCNLRELCLPVGLTESETLRLDALIDTRRKIKRGQHLYRAGTPFSTIYAIKTGFFKTDALLEDGRYQVTGFQMPGELLGLDGIGSEIHTCNSVALEDSEVCALPFTQLEQLTAEIPTLQRHLHKVMSREIVRDHGVMLLLGTMRAEERLAAFLLNLSQRFLVRGYSSTEFHLRMTREEIGSYLGLKLETVSRTFSHFQDLGLINVQHKHIAIANVQRLRAMLNKQVP